In a genomic window of Sutcliffiella sp. FSL R7-0096:
- a CDS encoding heavy metal translocating P-type ATPase: MSDQKAITSEQEMKAYRVQGFTCANCAGKFEKNVKQLSGVEDAKVNFGASKIAVYGNATIEELEKAGAFENLKVTPEKFARQDSQEVKEVKKEEKVPFYKKHSTLLYSALFLVFGYLSSSVNGDENIVTTLLFVASMLIGGLSLFKVGLQNLIHFDFDMKTLMTVAVIGGAIIGEWAEVSLVVILFAISEALERFSMDRARQSIRSLMDIAPKEALVRRNGQEIMIHVDDIAVGDIMIVKPGQKIAMDGVVVSGYSAVNQAAITGESVPVEKTVDNEVFAGTLNEEGLLEVQITKLVEDTTISKIIHLVEEAQGERAPSQAFVDKFAKYYTPIIMIIAALVAIVPPLFFDGSWETWVYQGLAVLVVGCPCALVISTPISIVSAIGNAAKKGVLVKGGVYLEEMGALKAIAFDKTGTLTKGVPAVTDYNVLNKQTNEKELLSIITALEYRSQHPLASAIMKKAEEKDITYSDIQVGDFSSITGKGIKGIVNGTTYYIGSPKLFKELLTTDFDKDLEKNVTKLQNQGKTAMIIGTEKELLAVIAVADEVRESSKEIIQKLHQLGIKKTIMLTGDNKGTANAIGGQVGVSDIEAELMPQDKLDFIKQLRSEFGNVAMVGDGVNDAPALAASTVGIAMGGAGTDTALETADVALMGDDLRKLPFTVKLSRKALNIIKANITFAIAIKFIALLLVIPGWLTLWIAILSDMGATLLVALNGLRLMRVKE, from the coding sequence ATGTCTGATCAAAAGGCAATAACATCTGAACAAGAAATGAAGGCCTATCGTGTACAAGGTTTTACTTGCGCAAACTGCGCGGGTAAATTCGAAAAAAATGTAAAACAGCTATCTGGAGTTGAGGATGCAAAAGTAAATTTTGGTGCATCTAAAATTGCTGTTTATGGTAATGCAACGATAGAAGAACTAGAAAAAGCAGGTGCATTTGAGAATCTTAAAGTGACTCCTGAAAAATTTGCTCGTCAAGATTCACAAGAGGTGAAAGAGGTTAAAAAAGAAGAAAAAGTGCCGTTCTATAAAAAACACAGCACTTTACTCTATTCAGCCTTATTTCTTGTCTTTGGTTACCTTTCCTCATCTGTTAATGGGGATGAGAACATTGTTACTACATTATTATTTGTAGCATCTATGTTAATCGGAGGATTATCACTCTTTAAAGTCGGTTTACAAAACTTGATTCATTTTGACTTTGACATGAAAACCCTTATGACAGTAGCTGTTATAGGTGGTGCCATTATAGGAGAATGGGCTGAAGTTTCCCTTGTTGTCATACTCTTTGCAATTAGTGAAGCACTTGAGCGATTCTCTATGGATAGAGCAAGACAATCGATTCGTTCATTAATGGATATCGCTCCTAAAGAGGCACTCGTTAGACGTAATGGACAAGAAATAATGATTCATGTTGATGATATTGCTGTTGGGGATATCATGATTGTAAAACCTGGTCAAAAGATTGCTATGGATGGTGTAGTTGTAAGTGGTTACTCTGCCGTTAACCAAGCAGCTATTACAGGTGAATCAGTCCCTGTTGAGAAAACGGTTGATAATGAAGTATTTGCAGGTACCTTAAATGAAGAAGGATTACTTGAAGTACAAATAACGAAACTAGTAGAAGATACAACGATTTCTAAAATTATTCATCTTGTAGAGGAAGCACAAGGAGAACGTGCTCCTTCGCAAGCATTTGTTGATAAATTCGCGAAATATTACACACCGATCATTATGATCATTGCAGCATTGGTTGCTATAGTCCCTCCTTTGTTCTTTGATGGCAGTTGGGAAACATGGGTTTATCAAGGATTAGCTGTTCTTGTTGTTGGTTGTCCTTGTGCATTGGTCATATCGACTCCGATTTCTATTGTTTCAGCGATTGGGAATGCTGCTAAAAAAGGGGTCCTTGTAAAAGGCGGAGTGTATTTAGAAGAAATGGGCGCCTTAAAGGCTATTGCATTCGATAAAACAGGAACATTAACAAAAGGAGTCCCAGCTGTAACTGATTATAATGTGTTGAACAAACAGACAAATGAAAAAGAATTACTATCCATTATTACTGCATTGGAGTATCGTTCTCAGCATCCTCTTGCTTCAGCCATCATGAAAAAAGCAGAAGAAAAGGACATTACTTATTCTGACATACAGGTAGGGGATTTCTCTTCTATCACAGGAAAGGGTATAAAGGGTATTGTAAACGGGACCACTTATTATATCGGTAGCCCGAAACTCTTTAAGGAATTATTGACTACTGATTTTGATAAAGACTTAGAGAAAAATGTTACTAAACTTCAAAATCAAGGGAAAACAGCGATGATTATTGGGACCGAAAAAGAATTACTTGCAGTTATTGCAGTTGCTGATGAAGTTCGTGAATCAAGTAAGGAAATCATTCAAAAGTTACATCAACTTGGCATCAAAAAAACAATTATGCTTACAGGTGATAACAAAGGTACTGCGAATGCTATCGGAGGACAGGTTGGAGTTTCTGATATAGAGGCAGAATTAATGCCACAAGACAAATTAGACTTTATTAAACAGTTGAGATCCGAGTTTGGCAACGTAGCTATGGTAGGAGATGGTGTTAATGATGCACCTGCTTTGGCGGCCTCAACAGTTGGTATTGCAATGGGTGGAGCTGGTACAGATACAGCTCTGGAAACAGCAGACGTCGCTCTTATGGGAGACGATTTAAGAAAACTACCATTTACTGTAAAACTTAGCCGGAAAGCTCTAAATATCATCAAAGCTAACATTACTTTTGCAATTGCTATTAAATTTATTGCCTTACTATTGGTTATCCCAGGTTGGTTAACGCTCTGGATTGCCATTCTTTCCGATATGGGCGCAACCCTTCTAGTAGCTCTAAATGGTTTGCGACTAATGAGAGTGAAAGAATAA
- the cadC gene encoding Cd(II)-sensing metalloregulatory transcriptional repressor CadC, which produces MNKKDTCEIFCYDEKKVNRIQADLKTIDIVSVAQMLKAIADENRAKITFALCQDEELCVCDIANIIGITVANASHHLRTLHKQGIVKYRKEGKLAFYSLDDEHIRQIMMIVLEHKKEVNVNV; this is translated from the coding sequence GTGAATAAGAAAGATACTTGTGAAATTTTTTGTTATGACGAGAAAAAGGTCAATCGAATACAAGCTGATCTAAAAACAATCGATATTGTTAGTGTTGCCCAAATGTTAAAAGCAATTGCGGATGAAAATAGGGCAAAGATTACCTTTGCTTTGTGTCAAGACGAAGAGTTATGTGTGTGTGATATAGCAAATATTATTGGTATTACGGTGGCAAATGCTTCTCATCATTTAAGGACCCTTCATAAGCAGGGGATTGTAAAATATAGAAAAGAAGGAAAACTAGCGTTTTATTCGTTAGACGATGAACATATTAGACAAATAATGATGATTGTACTAGAACATAAGAAAGAGGTGAATGTCAATGTCTGA
- a CDS encoding cation diffusion facilitator family transporter — MGAHHSHSHDHGHHHHGSKNKKALKLSFIIIATYMIVEVIGGILTNSLALLSDAGHMLSDAVALGLSYLALTFGEKQATLSKTFGYKRFEILAAFINGVTLIGISVYIFWEAYKRIQSPPEVISGGMLIISVLGLLVNIIAAYILMSGDKDENLNVRSAFLHVLGDLLGSVGAITAALLIMFFGWNLADPIASVIVAVLIIISGYRVTKDSFHILMEGAPSNINVKEIKESLLQITGVRDVHDLHVWSITSEFPALSCHIVIDADVNQQDILKTAQTLLHHNYHLEHTTIQIDLIGENCEGDLCN; from the coding sequence ATGGGAGCTCATCATAGCCACAGTCATGACCATGGACATCATCATCATGGCAGTAAGAATAAAAAAGCACTGAAACTTTCATTCATCATTATTGCCACCTATATGATCGTAGAAGTAATCGGGGGAATACTGACCAACAGTTTGGCCTTATTGTCCGATGCAGGACACATGTTAAGTGATGCTGTTGCCTTAGGATTAAGTTATTTGGCGTTAACATTTGGAGAAAAGCAGGCAACACTTTCGAAAACATTTGGATATAAACGGTTCGAAATCCTCGCTGCTTTCATAAATGGTGTCACATTAATAGGCATTTCCGTTTATATATTCTGGGAGGCCTACAAAAGAATTCAAAGCCCTCCTGAAGTGATCAGTGGCGGGATGCTAATTATCTCTGTGTTAGGATTACTTGTGAATATTATTGCTGCATATATTCTAATGAGCGGAGATAAGGACGAAAACTTGAATGTCAGGAGTGCCTTCCTACATGTATTGGGGGATCTCCTTGGATCGGTGGGGGCTATAACGGCGGCTTTACTCATCATGTTTTTTGGATGGAATTTGGCTGACCCGATTGCAAGCGTAATAGTAGCAGTCCTAATAATAATTAGTGGTTATCGCGTAACAAAAGATTCCTTTCACATTCTGATGGAGGGGGCACCAAGCAATATAAATGTGAAGGAGATTAAAGAGTCGTTGCTCCAGATTACGGGAGTAAGGGATGTGCACGACCTGCACGTTTGGTCCATCACATCCGAATTCCCTGCATTAAGTTGTCACATCGTTATCGATGCAGACGTGAATCAGCAGGATATTTTAAAAACAGCACAAACACTTTTACACCATAATTACCATCTTGAGCACACTACCATTCAAATTGATTTGATTGGAGAGAATTGTGAAGGGGATCTTTGCAACTGA
- a CDS encoding twin-arginine translocase TatA/TatE family subunit — translation MLGPGSWVLVGAAALIIFGPKKLPELGKAVGTTLREFKKSTQGLMDEDEKKPQRDTDS, via the coding sequence ATGTTAGGACCTGGAAGCTGGGTATTAGTTGGAGCAGCTGCTCTTATTATCTTCGGACCGAAAAAACTTCCCGAATTAGGTAAAGCAGTTGGAACAACGCTTAGGGAATTTAAAAAGTCAACACAGGGCCTCATGGATGAGGATGAAAAAAAACCTCAACGCGATACCGACTCATAA
- a CDS encoding CadD family cadmium resistance transporter encodes MTLILNVISAIGAFIVTNIDDIFVLMLLFSQVKAQVKTSEGLKGNQTENKPISPKDIIIGQYLGFTLLVVVSLLGTFGVMLIPEKWVGLLGLIPIYLGIMLFIKGEDEDEDENAILSSLNSGKYNSVFLSVAFITFANGGDNIGIYVPFFSTLTMNQLAVSVITFFIMVAIWCFIGYRLAAFKHVSETLENYGRWIIPIVFIGLGIYIMVENETFGALLSLINY; translated from the coding sequence TTGACTTTAATTTTGAACGTTATTTCTGCAATAGGGGCATTTATAGTTACCAATATTGATGATATTTTTGTTTTGATGCTGCTATTTTCACAGGTAAAAGCACAGGTGAAAACGAGTGAAGGTTTAAAAGGTAACCAGACAGAGAATAAACCTATATCCCCTAAGGATATAATTATTGGACAATATCTAGGTTTTACCTTGTTAGTAGTAGTTAGTCTCTTAGGAACTTTTGGAGTTATGTTAATTCCAGAGAAATGGGTAGGATTACTTGGACTAATTCCAATCTATTTAGGGATTATGTTGTTTATAAAGGGAGAAGATGAGGATGAGGATGAAAATGCAATTCTTTCAAGTTTAAATTCTGGAAAGTATAATAGTGTCTTTTTAAGTGTAGCATTTATAACATTTGCTAATGGAGGAGATAACATTGGAATATATGTTCCTTTCTTCTCTACTTTAACCATGAACCAACTAGCAGTATCGGTTATTACTTTCTTTATTATGGTTGCAATTTGGTGTTTTATTGGATATCGTTTGGCAGCTTTTAAACATGTCTCTGAAACCTTAGAGAATTACGGTAGGTGGATTATACCCATTGTCTTTATTGGTTTAGGAATCTATATCATGGTGGAGAACGAAACTTTCGGTGCCCTTTTGAGTTTAATAAATTATTAA
- a CDS encoding ZIP family metal transporter: MKIKWLIAGLIPLILLVGVLGWVLKNGAGVEQDPAAPIEVLNIERIKVTVSGFELDVSNTGPETLKISQVMVDDSVWDFTVSPSQTLERFDDGNIVINYPWVKGDPHLIKLITENGIITEGEVPVAALTPLPTWENFLNYGFIGFYVGIVPITLGLLWYPFMKRFKRKWINAILALTVGLLLFLFVGTLADGFEIGAEAPSVFQGNMVVIIGAALTFLLLIGFDQYQQKKLESKGYSPYAIALLMATGIGLHNFGEGLAIGSSFALGEAALGTFLIIGFTLHNITEGIGIAAPLLKTKPRFRDFVLLGLIAGAPAILGTWFGGFVFSPIWGALFLGIGAGAILQVIFVITKMLVEDHKKFREPSVSWLNLSAFSAGMLIMYFTAFFVKF; this comes from the coding sequence ATGAAGATTAAATGGTTGATTGCTGGACTTATTCCATTAATTTTGTTAGTCGGCGTACTTGGTTGGGTGTTAAAAAATGGAGCAGGCGTTGAACAAGATCCTGCTGCTCCAATTGAAGTATTAAACATTGAGAGAATAAAAGTAACAGTCTCTGGGTTCGAGCTTGACGTGAGCAACACGGGACCTGAAACATTAAAGATTTCACAGGTTATGGTGGATGATTCGGTTTGGGATTTCACTGTCTCTCCTAGTCAAACACTTGAACGATTTGATGATGGGAATATCGTGATCAACTACCCATGGGTAAAAGGAGATCCCCATCTGATAAAACTGATTACGGAAAATGGCATCATCACAGAAGGTGAGGTTCCTGTTGCAGCTTTAACGCCATTGCCCACTTGGGAAAACTTTTTGAATTACGGTTTTATTGGATTTTATGTGGGAATTGTTCCTATCACATTAGGATTGTTATGGTATCCGTTCATGAAACGCTTTAAGCGTAAATGGATCAATGCAATTTTAGCATTAACCGTTGGATTACTGCTCTTTTTATTTGTAGGAACGTTAGCTGATGGGTTTGAGATAGGAGCTGAAGCACCTTCTGTATTTCAAGGAAACATGGTGGTCATCATCGGAGCCGCTCTTACATTCCTCCTACTGATCGGCTTTGATCAGTATCAACAAAAGAAACTGGAGTCTAAAGGATATTCTCCTTATGCCATAGCCTTACTCATGGCAACAGGGATAGGACTCCATAACTTCGGTGAAGGTCTTGCCATCGGATCTTCTTTTGCCCTAGGGGAAGCAGCACTCGGAACCTTTTTAATTATCGGGTTCACATTGCATAACATCACAGAAGGAATCGGAATCGCAGCACCGTTATTAAAGACGAAACCACGATTTAGGGACTTCGTTCTCTTAGGATTGATTGCTGGTGCACCAGCAATCTTGGGTACTTGGTTTGGAGGCTTTGTCTTCTCACCAATCTGGGGAGCGTTATTCTTAGGAATTGGAGCAGGTGCTATCCTGCAAGTCATCTTTGTTATCACAAAGATGCTAGTTGAAGACCATAAAAAATTCAGAGAACCTTCTGTCTCTTGGTTAAACCTTTCTGCATTTTCTGCAGGGATGCTTATCATGTACTTTACCGCATTTTTCGTAAAATTTTAA
- a CDS encoding cytochrome c biogenesis protein CcdA, with amino-acid sequence MEHLNLFLAFGAGLLSFISPCALPLYPAFLSYITGVSVNDLKNEKGILRGKAFVHTILFLVGFSIIFLALGLSTSFIGTFFIGNQNLLRQLGAMVMVFFGLVLTGLLNFNFLLSDKKVKFQKRPTGYLGTVLIGIGFAAGWTPCSGPILAGVIALGVTDPGKGFIYMFFYVLGFSIPFLLMTLFINKMTFIKKHSALFMKVGGSIMILMGVLLYFNLMTKIIAVLVSWFGGFTGF; translated from the coding sequence ATTTCACCATGTGCGCTTCCTTTATATCCTGCTTTTCTTTCCTATATTACTGGAGTGTCTGTAAATGATTTAAAAAATGAAAAAGGTATTCTACGTGGGAAAGCTTTTGTTCATACCATTTTATTTTTAGTAGGATTTTCAATTATCTTTTTAGCTTTAGGGCTCTCCACGTCATTTATTGGTACTTTTTTTATAGGTAATCAAAATTTATTACGGCAACTTGGCGCTATGGTCATGGTGTTCTTTGGTTTAGTCCTTACAGGGCTTCTAAATTTCAACTTCCTACTTTCTGATAAAAAAGTTAAATTTCAAAAGAGACCTACAGGTTATTTAGGTACAGTTTTGATTGGCATTGGTTTTGCTGCTGGTTGGACGCCTTGTTCAGGTCCAATCCTTGCTGGTGTCATCGCCTTAGGTGTAACAGATCCAGGGAAAGGATTTATTTACATGTTTTTTTATGTATTAGGATTTTCCATTCCTTTTCTTTTAATGACCTTATTTATTAATAAAATGACTTTTATTAAAAAGCATAGTGCATTATTTATGAAAGTGGGAGGTTCAATAATGATTTTGATGGGAGTCTTATTGTACTTTAATTTAATGACCAAAATTATTGCTGTATTAGTTAGTTGGTTTGGAGGGTTCACTGGATTTTAA
- a CDS encoding sulfite exporter TauE/SafE family protein, protein MFTKKIAWGDVWLFTMGKVLAFSIVGIILWVFGKEIEATLTNFFSWIRIFIGPAIILIGLFLLGVIKWKWSIPVLLKKGKIGNFP, encoded by the coding sequence ATCTTTACAAAAAAAATAGCATGGGGGGATGTTTGGCTTTTTACTATGGGGAAAGTTTTAGCTTTTTCCATAGTGGGGATAATATTATGGGTTTTCGGTAAAGAAATCGAAGCTACCTTGACCAATTTCTTTTCTTGGATTCGAATTTTTATCGGTCCGGCAATCATACTCATTGGATTATTTCTTTTAGGCGTTATTAAATGGAAATGGTCCATCCCTGTACTATTAAAAAAGGGGAAAATTGGGAACTTTCCTTAA
- a CDS encoding multicopper oxidase domain-containing protein produces the protein MDNEKEEQQKISRRDILKIGSVGAVGLAGSYFLNKVAPYTGTANASSHNNHKKNNGHANHANMTDNSKTSGYKMAERLLTEFDYGKVSTLPNGQTLRTYEVVAIDKEIEIAKGIKFPGWTYNGTIPGPTFRCTEGDMLRFNFINQGSHPHSIHFHGIHPPEMDGIEPIYPGQSFTYEFEAKPYGLQVYHCHVLPLARHIHKGLYGNFIIDPKTPRKPAKELNMVMNAYDLDLDGANEFYTVNGYAFAFMNHPIKIKKDELVRIYLSNLTEFDLLNSFHLHANYFTYYPTGRDDNPSQFTDTIMQCQGERGIVEVRFPYKGKYMFHAHVSEFAELGWMGFFEVE, from the coding sequence ATGGATAACGAAAAGGAAGAACAGCAAAAAATATCTCGTCGTGATATTTTGAAAATTGGATCAGTTGGAGCCGTAGGACTTGCAGGGAGTTATTTTTTAAACAAGGTTGCTCCATATACAGGAACAGCCAACGCTTCTTCTCACAATAATCACAAGAAGAACAATGGTCATGCCAATCATGCGAACATGACGGATAATTCCAAAACGAGCGGTTATAAGATGGCTGAGCGATTGCTCACTGAATTTGATTATGGAAAAGTGAGTACCCTGCCTAATGGTCAAACTCTCAGAACATACGAAGTCGTTGCAATTGATAAAGAAATCGAAATCGCTAAGGGCATCAAGTTTCCTGGATGGACGTACAATGGAACCATTCCAGGACCAACCTTCCGGTGTACAGAAGGTGATATGCTGCGATTCAACTTTATTAACCAAGGCAGCCATCCACACTCCATTCACTTTCATGGCATCCACCCACCTGAAATGGATGGAATAGAACCAATCTATCCAGGTCAATCTTTCACGTATGAATTTGAAGCGAAACCTTACGGACTACAAGTCTATCATTGCCATGTACTCCCTTTGGCTCGTCATATTCACAAAGGACTTTATGGGAATTTTATCATTGATCCTAAGACACCTAGAAAACCAGCGAAAGAGCTTAACATGGTCATGAACGCTTATGACTTGGACTTAGACGGAGCGAACGAATTCTACACTGTGAACGGCTATGCGTTTGCATTTATGAATCATCCGATAAAGATAAAAAAAGATGAACTCGTCCGAATTTATTTGAGCAATCTAACGGAATTTGATTTATTGAACTCGTTCCATCTTCATGCTAACTATTTTACGTATTATCCAACTGGAAGAGACGACAACCCCTCCCAATTCACTGATACGATTATGCAATGTCAAGGTGAACGTGGAATCGTTGAAGTCCGTTTCCCATACAAAGGGAAATATATGTTCCATGCTCATGTCAGTGAATTCGCTGAACTGGGTTGGATGGGATTCTTTGAGGTCGAGTAA